From Micromonospora nigra, one genomic window encodes:
- a CDS encoding tyrosine-type recombinase/integrase produces the protein MRVTKVVDAPVGQPGVELVDDAGVPIADVVGFLRLLTVRDYSPNTVRAYAHDLQKLFQFLHGRGLTVEEFRPALAVSFIEWLRTRSSGRGAQRLDLGLTAGNGRLLAAKTCNRVLAAVSSFFEYLISVERYGGADNPIVTISDQAAARVPGRPRAPLVTSRPQRPVRRALRIKTVESLPRPMSDDTYVALLGVLRTRRDRALLEMMWEGGLRPGEVLGLRLEDISYGRRRIVVRHRTDHPAGVRQKSRRDRTVDLLEGRALPAVSDYVMHERPADADTGYVFLVGGRGRRRWEPLSYDGLVRMFARAAGRAGVRDAWLTPHALRHTHATRMFEGGMRDLTLMTRLGHASPDSTKIYTRVSDPDVVKDYRAAIGNTTP, from the coding sequence GTGCGTGTGACAAAAGTTGTTGATGCCCCGGTCGGGCAGCCCGGTGTGGAGTTGGTTGACGACGCCGGCGTGCCCATTGCCGATGTGGTCGGGTTCCTCCGCTTGTTGACGGTGCGTGACTATTCGCCGAACACGGTCCGTGCCTATGCGCATGACTTGCAGAAGCTGTTCCAGTTTCTGCACGGGCGCGGCTTGACGGTCGAGGAGTTCAGGCCAGCGCTGGCGGTGAGTTTCATCGAGTGGTTGCGGACCCGTTCGTCGGGCCGTGGGGCCCAACGGCTGGATCTCGGGTTGACCGCCGGGAACGGCCGCTTGTTGGCGGCCAAGACCTGTAACCGCGTGCTGGCTGCGGTGTCGTCGTTCTTCGAGTACCTGATCAGCGTCGAACGGTACGGCGGTGCCGACAATCCGATCGTGACGATCTCCGACCAGGCGGCGGCTCGTGTTCCGGGCCGTCCTCGGGCGCCGTTGGTGACGTCGCGTCCGCAGCGGCCGGTGCGTCGGGCGTTACGGATCAAGACGGTGGAGTCGCTGCCGCGACCGATGTCCGACGACACCTACGTCGCCTTGCTGGGTGTGCTGCGCACCCGGCGGGACCGTGCGTTGCTGGAGATGATGTGGGAAGGCGGCCTGCGGCCAGGAGAGGTCCTCGGCCTGCGGCTGGAGGACATCTCCTACGGACGTCGGCGAATCGTGGTACGCCACCGGACCGATCACCCGGCGGGGGTGCGGCAGAAGTCCCGCCGGGACCGGACCGTCGACCTGTTGGAAGGCCGAGCCTTGCCGGCCGTCAGCGACTATGTCATGCACGAACGTCCCGCAGACGCCGACACCGGCTATGTGTTCCTCGTCGGCGGTCGCGGCCGGCGACGATGGGAGCCGCTGAGCTACGACGGCCTGGTGCGGATGTTCGCCCGGGCCGCCGGGCGTGCTGGCGTCCGCGATGCCTGGCTGACGCCGCATGCACTGCGCCACACGCACGCAACCCGCATGTTCGAAGGCGGAATGCGGGATTTGACCCTGATGACCCGGCTCGGGCACGCCAGCCCCGACTCGACGAAGATATACACCCGCGTCAGTGATCCCGATGTGGTCAAGGACTACCGTGCCGCGATC